In the Afipia sp. GAS231 genome, CATGGTCGAACGCAGATGTGCTGACAGCATCGCCTGCGAGCCCGGAACGTCACGTCCGATGACGCGGTCGGCGAGCAACTGGTGGGCGCGGACGAATTTCTTGCCGCTGTCGAACGAGCGCATCATCACGCGGCGGTAGCGATAGGCCTGGTCGTAGAGATCGGAATGAGCGGCCAGCAGGCGTTTGGAGCCGCAGGCGGCCAGCAACGCCGTGTGAAAGCCCTTGTGCAGGCGGTCGAAATCCTCCGCGCCCTCGCGGAATTCGTCGCCGGTCCGCTCGATGTGGCGGCGCATCTGGTGCAGCGCGCTGACGATGCCGGCTTCCCAGGCATCGTCACCGTTATTGATCGCGAGCCGGATCGCCTCGATCTCGATCGCGGTGCGCATCAGGGTAATGTCGAGCAGGTCCTCGCGGCTGATATCGGCGACGCGAAAGCCGCGCTGTCCGGTGCCGATGATCAGCCCACGCGACATCAGCCGAGACAGGCCCTCGCGCAGCGGCGTCGCGCCGATCTCGTAGCGCTGCACCAGATCGACGATGCCGAGCCGGGATCCCGGCGCGAGCAAGCCGGCGAGAATGTCCTGCTCGACCAGCGTTGCGGCGCGCTCGCTCAAGGTCGCGGCTTCGATCACCGGTCGGCTCGCAGTGCGCTCGTCAGCCGGCATTGCCAGACCCTCATTTCAGGACAAGCTTGTTGGGT is a window encoding:
- a CDS encoding GntR family transcriptional regulator, whose amino-acid sequence is MPADERTASRPVIEAATLSERAATLVEQDILAGLLAPGSRLGIVDLVQRYEIGATPLREGLSRLMSRGLIIGTGQRGFRVADISREDLLDITLMRTAIEIEAIRLAINNGDDAWEAGIVSALHQMRRHIERTGDEFREGAEDFDRLHKGFHTALLAACGSKRLLAAHSDLYDQAYRYRRVMMRSFDSGKKFVRAHQLLADRVIGRDVPGSQAMLSAHLRSTMDIVYPSGNGS